One Candidatus Limnocylindrales bacterium genomic region harbors:
- a CDS encoding gamma-glutamyltransferase family protein: protein MSSDFPYLSRRMPVLAENVVATSQPLASQAGLSMIRRGGNAVDAALAAAIALVVVEPVNNGLGSDAFAIVAKDGALHGLNASGRSPRAMTIERFAGAERMPMLGWGAVTVPGAVSAWVELSEKFGSLPFETLFEPAIDYAERGYLVSPVIAGQWSAVAGLYGGLDEFARVFLPNGRAPRMGERVRLPDLAASLREVAETRGESVYRGRLAEAFAAASAAGGGLFTAQDLADHRADWVELLEKDYGGVRVHEIPPNGQGIAALAALGILSHTGVLEHAPDSAESLHLQIEAMKLAFADTHRAVADPASMKVRPADLVDDDYLASRAREIDPRRALDFAAGKPATGDTVYLCAADAGGMMVSYIQSNYFAFGSGIVVPGTGMSLQNRGSGFSLVAGHPNAVGPGKRPFHTIIPGFVTRGGEPLLAFGVMGGPMQPQGHVQMVLRMFGWNQNPQAAVDGPRWQVTEGRGVMVEEGVAPAVREALADKGHEVSVAPPLMFGGAQAALRIDGGYIAATESRKDGLVAAC, encoded by the coding sequence GTGAGCAGCGACTTTCCGTATCTGTCGCGGCGGATGCCGGTGCTCGCAGAGAACGTCGTCGCGACGTCGCAGCCGCTCGCATCGCAGGCAGGTCTTTCTATGATCCGGCGCGGCGGCAATGCCGTCGATGCCGCGCTCGCTGCAGCCATCGCACTGGTGGTCGTCGAGCCGGTCAACAACGGACTCGGCAGCGATGCGTTCGCGATCGTCGCGAAGGATGGAGCTCTCCATGGGCTCAACGCATCCGGACGTTCGCCGCGCGCAATGACGATCGAGCGCTTCGCCGGTGCCGAGCGCATGCCGATGCTCGGGTGGGGCGCCGTCACGGTGCCCGGCGCCGTTTCGGCATGGGTCGAGCTGTCGGAGAAGTTCGGCAGCCTTCCGTTCGAGACACTCTTCGAACCGGCGATCGATTACGCCGAGCGCGGATACCTGGTCTCGCCGGTCATTGCAGGCCAGTGGTCTGCCGTCGCCGGTCTGTACGGCGGGCTCGACGAATTCGCGCGCGTTTTCCTTCCGAACGGACGTGCGCCGCGCATGGGCGAGAGAGTCCGGCTGCCTGATCTTGCCGCGAGCCTTCGCGAGGTCGCCGAAACGCGCGGCGAAAGCGTCTACCGCGGCCGCCTCGCCGAAGCGTTCGCTGCGGCGTCCGCCGCTGGCGGCGGCTTGTTCACCGCACAGGATCTCGCCGATCACCGCGCCGACTGGGTCGAGCTCCTCGAAAAGGACTACGGCGGCGTGCGCGTGCACGAGATCCCGCCGAACGGGCAAGGCATTGCCGCGCTCGCTGCGCTCGGGATCCTGTCGCACACGGGCGTTCTCGAGCATGCGCCGGATTCGGCCGAGAGCCTGCACCTTCAGATCGAGGCGATGAAGCTCGCGTTCGCCGATACGCATCGTGCCGTCGCCGATCCGGCATCGATGAAGGTGCGTCCCGCCGATCTCGTCGACGACGATTATCTTGCGTCTCGCGCGCGCGAGATCGATCCGCGCCGCGCGCTGGATTTTGCCGCCGGCAAACCGGCCACCGGAGACACGGTCTATCTGTGTGCCGCCGACGCAGGCGGCATGATGGTCTCGTACATCCAGTCGAACTACTTCGCGTTCGGATCGGGGATCGTCGTTCCCGGCACCGGCATGAGCCTGCAGAATCGCGGGAGCGGTTTCTCGCTCGTCGCCGGACATCCGAATGCCGTCGGGCCCGGCAAGCGTCCGTTCCACACCATCATTCCCGGCTTCGTCACGCGCGGCGGCGAGCCGCTGCTCGCGTTCGGCGTGATGGGCGGACCGATGCAGCCGCAGGGCCACGTGCAGATGGTGCTGAGGATGTTCGGCTGGAATCAGAATCCGCAGGCGGCCGTCGACGGTCCGCGCTGGCAGGTCACCGAAGGCCGCGGAGTCATGGTCGAAGAGGGCGTTGCTCCAGCCGTGCGCGAAGCGCTCGCGGACAAGGGCCACGAAGTCTCGGTCGCTCCGCCGCTGATGTTCGGCGGTGCGCAGGCCGCGCTGCGCATCGACGGCGGATACATTGCAGCCACCGAGTCCCGCAAGGATGGGCTGGTGGCCGCCTGCTGA
- a CDS encoding phosphocholine cytidylyltransferase family protein, with product MQAVILSAGQGRRLLPHTAELPKCLLKIAGRTVLERQLLALEAAGVKRATVVVGFGAAQVEAELETCRPAGFETFTIHNTLYDSTDNLISCLTARSAMQQDFLLINGDTLFQPDIVRRLLGSRPAPISMAIANKPAYDADDMKVQIRDGRVRRVGKDLPPDATDGEAIGLSVMRGDGPRLFVDSLEQIASQPDGHARWYLSAVNVLAGIGNVESVAITGLQWIEIDYPQDLEKARASVPSWPAVSGALGKTRRSGTTPEADLAL from the coding sequence TTGCAGGCAGTCATACTCAGCGCCGGACAGGGACGCCGGCTGTTGCCGCACACGGCCGAGCTGCCGAAGTGCCTTCTGAAAATTGCGGGGCGAACGGTTCTGGAGCGCCAGCTGCTCGCGCTCGAGGCTGCCGGCGTCAAGCGCGCGACTGTTGTGGTGGGCTTCGGCGCCGCGCAGGTGGAGGCCGAGCTCGAAACCTGCCGGCCGGCGGGCTTCGAGACCTTCACGATTCACAACACGCTTTACGACTCCACCGACAACCTGATCAGCTGCCTGACGGCTCGCAGCGCGATGCAGCAGGATTTCCTGCTGATCAACGGCGACACGCTGTTCCAGCCCGACATCGTGCGCCGGCTGCTCGGCAGCCGGCCGGCACCGATCTCGATGGCGATCGCGAACAAGCCCGCCTACGACGCCGACGACATGAAAGTGCAGATCCGTGACGGGCGCGTGCGCCGCGTCGGCAAGGACCTTCCGCCCGATGCCACCGACGGTGAAGCGATCGGTCTCAGCGTGATGCGCGGCGACGGCCCGCGGCTGTTCGTCGACTCGCTCGAACAGATCGCGTCGCAGCCGGACGGCCATGCGCGCTGGTATCTGTCGGCGGTCAACGTCCTTGCGGGCATCGGCAACGTCGAGAGCGTTGCGATCACTGGTCTTCAGTGGATCGAGATCGACTATCCGCAGGACCTCGAGAAGGCTCGCGCAAGCGTTCCGTCGTGGCCTGCTGTCTCCGGCGCGCTCGGAAAAACGAGACGTTCCGGAACGACGCCCGAAGCCGATCTCGCGCTGTAA
- a CDS encoding MAPEG family protein → MTVPFDNQILYPSFAMFVLVAFVLAKLARLRVGGVGRGEVDVRFYKTYQEGEEPEHIRVVTRHFINLFEVPTLFHVIVILTYVTHHVSWWMIGCAWAYVAIRYAHTFVHLGSNDVLLRFRLYFASGFVLAVMWLTLFGTLLIHG, encoded by the coding sequence ATGACCGTTCCGTTCGACAACCAGATCCTCTACCCGTCGTTCGCGATGTTCGTGCTGGTCGCGTTCGTGCTCGCCAAGCTCGCGCGGCTGCGCGTCGGCGGCGTCGGCCGCGGCGAGGTCGACGTGCGCTTCTACAAGACCTACCAGGAAGGCGAGGAGCCCGAGCACATCCGCGTCGTCACGCGGCACTTCATCAACCTGTTCGAAGTGCCGACTCTCTTCCACGTGATCGTCATCCTGACCTACGTGACGCATCACGTGAGCTGGTGGATGATCGGGTGCGCGTGGGCCTACGTGGCCATTCGCTACGCGCACACCTTCGTCCATCTCGGCTCGAACGATGTGCTGCTGCGCTTCCGGCTCTACTTCGCGAGCGGTTTCGTGCTGGCCGTGATGTGGTTGACCTTGTTCGGCACCCTTCTGATCCACGGATAG
- a CDS encoding SDR family oxidoreductase, which produces MSTSALAMVTGASSGIGKSFAQALAARGTDLILVARNKSRLDELAAELRSRHGRDISVLIADLEKPEELAQVEKRLHDDARIDLLVNNAGYGVTGNFADLPVDHSQGQIECNVIALTRLSHAALTTMRTSRRGGIINIASGAAFVPTPQISVYCATKAYVVNFSLALNEETKPYGVRCMVVCPGFTRTEFQSRANYDTSSMPSFVWQTADDVVRESLAAYDKGEAMLVPGFQNKVSMMLTSVIPKTLLVSLAGRFGKQPVN; this is translated from the coding sequence ATGTCCACTTCCGCTCTCGCCATGGTCACCGGTGCTTCATCGGGTATCGGCAAATCGTTTGCGCAGGCGCTCGCGGCGCGCGGCACCGACCTGATTCTCGTCGCTCGCAACAAGAGCCGCCTCGACGAGCTCGCCGCCGAGCTGCGAAGCCGGCACGGCCGCGACATCAGCGTGCTGATCGCCGACCTCGAAAAACCTGAAGAGCTCGCACAGGTCGAGAAACGGCTTCACGACGATGCCCGCATCGATCTGCTGGTCAATAACGCCGGCTACGGCGTGACCGGGAACTTCGCGGACCTGCCGGTCGATCACAGCCAGGGACAGATCGAGTGCAACGTCATCGCGCTCACGCGCCTGTCCCATGCAGCGCTCACGACCATGCGGACGTCGCGGCGCGGCGGCATCATCAACATTGCGTCGGGCGCCGCTTTCGTGCCGACGCCGCAGATCTCGGTCTACTGCGCAACCAAGGCCTACGTCGTCAATTTCTCGCTCGCGCTCAACGAAGAGACCAAGCCGTACGGCGTACGCTGCATGGTCGTCTGCCCCGGGTTTACCCGCACCGAGTTCCAGTCGCGCGCCAACTACGACACCAGCTCGATGCCGTCGTTCGTCTGGCAGACGGCCGACGACGTCGTGCGCGAATCGCTGGCGGCCTACGACAAGGGCGAAGCCATGCTGGTGCCGGGCTTCCAGAACAAGGTGTCGATGATGCTGACCAGCGTCATCCCGAAGACGCTGCTGGTCTCGCTCGCAGGCCGGTTCGGAAAGCAGCCGGTGAACTGA
- a CDS encoding GNAT family N-acetyltransferase has translation MLRPDLPAAGPGLRPATSADFPRLAETLVRAFASDPFHLWLFPDAAGRYERQRRLFERVLAIYGKHGVVYTTPDFSGVAMWDPPREGGPSLVELLAFVFRVLPVFGTRAGLIARGMAPMATLHPDEPHWYLSVLGTDPSRQKNGVGTSLLRPVLERCDAGGYAAYLEASRIENVPYYERFGFEVVAPLAMPKDGPVVYRMKRDARSIGGRDAGPMRGRRPTP, from the coding sequence GTGCTGCGTCCCGATCTACCCGCCGCTGGACCTGGCCTGAGGCCGGCAACCTCGGCCGACTTCCCCCGACTCGCCGAGACACTGGTTCGCGCGTTCGCTTCCGATCCCTTTCATCTGTGGCTGTTTCCCGACGCGGCCGGTCGCTACGAGCGCCAGCGGCGACTGTTCGAACGGGTCCTCGCGATCTACGGCAAGCACGGCGTCGTCTACACGACCCCGGACTTCTCCGGCGTCGCAATGTGGGACCCTCCGCGTGAGGGGGGCCCGAGCCTGGTGGAGCTGCTCGCGTTCGTATTTCGGGTGCTGCCGGTATTCGGCACGCGCGCGGGATTGATCGCCCGCGGAATGGCACCGATGGCGACACTGCATCCGGACGAGCCGCACTGGTATCTGTCGGTGCTCGGCACCGATCCGTCGCGGCAGAAGAACGGCGTCGGCACGTCGCTGCTGCGCCCGGTCCTCGAGCGCTGCGACGCCGGCGGCTACGCCGCCTATCTCGAAGCGTCGCGCATCGAGAACGTTCCGTACTACGAGCGCTTCGGATTCGAAGTGGTCGCGCCGCTTGCCATGCCGAAGGATGGGCCGGTGGTCTATCGCATGAAGCGCGATGCGCGTTCCATCGGCGGGCGCGACGCGGGCCCGATGCGCGGGCGGCGGCCGACGCCGTGA
- a CDS encoding IS481 family transposase yields MDERIKFVARYLGDECTMTELCRAFGISRKSGYKWIERYQAGGVSGLVERSRTPHSHPNALSPAIKRLILEARARRPNWGPRKLKVVLERRHPGADIPAASTIGRVLKSEGLIKPKARRRRRSAPHGVPLVEYSHPNAVWCADFKGHFPIAGNRCLPLTITDGYSRKILTCKAMTSSVTAPVMKVFERAFREFGLPEVIRTDNGAPFSSLAPAGLSQLAVWWIKLNITPERILPGRPDQNGRHERMHRTLKRETASPPRSSFRAQQVAFDHFVRDFNQLRPHEGLGMDVPDQHYRTSQRSYPSRVPDVEYPEHMVVTKTYPNGVISHEGTQWYISGCLANEMIGLEPTSTDTWRVYFGPKLLGVVDPRKERRRKCRSFGELIRSDGELTGRRRRKRRKR; encoded by the coding sequence ATGGACGAACGGATCAAGTTTGTTGCCCGTTATCTCGGTGATGAATGCACGATGACCGAATTGTGCCGTGCTTTCGGTATCAGCCGGAAGAGCGGCTACAAGTGGATCGAGCGTTATCAGGCGGGTGGTGTTTCAGGACTCGTCGAGCGCAGTCGTACGCCACACAGCCACCCGAACGCCCTTAGCCCGGCGATCAAACGGTTGATCCTGGAGGCTAGGGCTCGACGTCCGAACTGGGGACCCCGCAAGCTTAAGGTGGTTCTGGAGCGCCGGCACCCTGGCGCAGATATCCCGGCCGCTAGTACAATCGGGCGCGTTCTCAAGTCCGAAGGCCTGATCAAGCCAAAGGCACGACGACGACGGCGCAGCGCACCGCACGGAGTGCCGCTCGTCGAGTACTCTCATCCCAACGCGGTATGGTGCGCTGACTTCAAGGGGCACTTTCCGATCGCCGGGAACCGGTGCCTGCCGCTTACCATCACCGATGGCTATTCACGCAAGATCCTGACGTGCAAAGCGATGACGAGCTCAGTCACTGCGCCGGTGATGAAGGTTTTCGAACGTGCGTTTCGAGAGTTCGGCCTGCCTGAAGTGATCCGCACCGACAACGGGGCGCCGTTCTCCTCGCTGGCTCCAGCGGGACTGTCGCAGCTGGCCGTATGGTGGATCAAACTGAACATCACACCGGAGCGGATCTTACCGGGCCGTCCTGATCAAAATGGTCGTCACGAGCGGATGCACCGTACACTCAAGCGGGAAACAGCGTCGCCACCTCGCTCGAGCTTTCGGGCGCAACAAGTCGCATTCGATCACTTCGTACGGGACTTCAACCAGCTACGTCCGCATGAAGGACTGGGCATGGACGTCCCGGATCAGCACTACCGAACCTCGCAGCGTTCGTATCCCTCGCGCGTCCCAGATGTCGAATACCCGGAGCACATGGTCGTGACCAAGACATATCCCAACGGCGTCATCTCGCACGAGGGCACGCAGTGGTACATCAGTGGATGCCTGGCGAATGAGATGATCGGCTTGGAGCCGACTTCGACCGATACTTGGAGAGTCTACTTCGGCCCCAAGCTTCTTGGTGTGGTCGATCCACGCAAGGAGCGAAGGCGCAAGTGCCGCAGCTTCGGGGAGCTGATTCGATCCGACGGAGAACTGACTGGCCGGCGCCGAAGAAAGCGTCGAAAACGATGA
- a CDS encoding thiolase family protein, with protein sequence MREAVIVDAIRTPLGRGKKNGALAGWHAVDLAAEPIRALADRTGIDPSLIEDVIMGCVGQVGEQGLNIARNAALAAGLPETVCGTTVDRQCGSSQQALHFAAQGVMAGAYDCVIAAGVESMSRVPMGTTAMVGGAPFGPKMIDRYVKANLYGRGGLVNQGLSAEEICKKWGLKREQLDEFSARSHQLAARATDNGWFAHEIIPIERTHDDGKKEMITIDEGIRPDSTAEKLGVLKPAFEETGMITAANSSQITDGAAAVLVMERKRAEELGLKPRARFHAFALGSCDPVIMLTAPIPATHNVLKRAGMKLSDIDAVEINEAFAPVVLAWARDLEADMSKVNPNGGAIALGHPLGASGARLMTTLLNQLERSGGRYGLQTMCEGGGMANATIIERLA encoded by the coding sequence ATGCGTGAAGCCGTCATCGTAGACGCCATTCGTACTCCTCTCGGTCGTGGCAAGAAGAACGGAGCGCTGGCCGGATGGCATGCCGTCGATCTGGCCGCCGAGCCGATCCGCGCGCTCGCCGACCGCACCGGCATCGACCCGTCGCTGATCGAAGACGTCATCATGGGATGCGTCGGGCAGGTCGGCGAGCAGGGTCTCAACATTGCACGCAACGCGGCGCTTGCCGCGGGCCTTCCGGAAACCGTCTGCGGCACTACCGTCGATCGGCAGTGCGGCTCGAGCCAGCAGGCGCTTCACTTTGCGGCGCAGGGCGTGATGGCCGGCGCGTACGACTGCGTGATCGCCGCCGGCGTCGAGTCGATGAGCCGCGTGCCGATGGGCACGACCGCGATGGTCGGCGGCGCACCGTTCGGCCCGAAGATGATCGACCGATACGTGAAGGCCAATCTCTACGGTCGCGGCGGCCTCGTGAACCAGGGTCTGTCGGCCGAGGAGATCTGCAAGAAGTGGGGACTCAAGCGCGAGCAGCTCGACGAGTTCTCCGCACGCTCGCACCAGCTCGCCGCGCGCGCGACCGACAACGGCTGGTTCGCGCACGAGATCATTCCGATCGAGCGCACGCACGACGACGGCAAGAAAGAGATGATCACGATCGATGAAGGCATCCGTCCGGATTCGACCGCCGAAAAGCTCGGCGTGCTCAAGCCCGCCTTCGAGGAGACCGGCATGATCACCGCCGCCAACTCGAGCCAGATCACCGATGGCGCCGCCGCCGTGCTCGTGATGGAGCGCAAGCGCGCCGAAGAGCTCGGCCTCAAGCCGCGCGCACGCTTCCATGCGTTCGCGCTCGGCTCGTGCGATCCGGTCATCATGCTGACCGCGCCGATTCCGGCCACGCACAACGTTCTCAAGCGCGCGGGCATGAAGCTCTCGGACATCGATGCGGTCGAGATCAACGAGGCGTTCGCGCCGGTCGTGCTCGCGTGGGCGCGCGATCTCGAAGCCGACATGTCGAAGGTCAATCCGAACGGCGGTGCGATCGCGCTCGGTCATCCTCTCGGAGCGAGCGGCGCGCGCCTGATGACGACGCTGCTCAACCAGCTCGAGCGCAGCGGCGGCCGCTACGGCCTGCAGACGATGTGCGAGGGCGGCGGGATGGCGAACGCGACGATTATTGAACGGCTCGCCTGA
- a CDS encoding DUF1329 domain-containing protein yields MKFRRTLTQSLPFGQHRSARLPFVSFATVSSFAALAGVLALPTGSLAVDAAPGTVITRANVDQYIDLLGPAIKWTVDRGAEIKVGPYRKVAFPPKFAEATEKYSGQVKLAPDSTHLENHVAGLPFPKVDGSDKQAGAKHMFNFNAAIAVDDLDLRNFDCDTGGLGKNGEPVRVERHFLIDHIRRLYFQERTMVDPKPVMPSRDGSRYKEALYPLIEPFDLKGTGFTLNRYADYTRQDDTWLYLPQLRRVRRLSSAQRSDALFGQDTDQDSYAGYAGNPGWFDWSYLGEKTILGSFHADAIPVTWQKPSGDFMHASAWEPRKVWIVEGKAKFPQYAYSKRVIYLDQDSYRIPYTDIYDQAGELWKVWINNFMYATHPFKGAKYGFDYEVSYNPSITMVDIQLEHATYCALPSARFPGEQGWYINLGDAEGTREEYFDLSQIIAAGR; encoded by the coding sequence GTGAAATTTCGTCGGACCCTGACCCAGTCCCTGCCGTTCGGACAGCACCGATCTGCACGGCTTCCGTTCGTCTCTTTCGCCACTGTCTCATCGTTCGCCGCCCTCGCGGGCGTGCTCGCGCTGCCGACCGGTTCGCTCGCCGTCGACGCCGCGCCCGGAACCGTCATCACGCGCGCGAACGTCGACCAGTACATCGACCTGCTCGGCCCGGCGATCAAATGGACGGTCGACCGCGGCGCCGAGATCAAGGTCGGGCCGTACAGGAAGGTCGCGTTCCCGCCGAAGTTCGCCGAAGCCACCGAGAAGTACTCGGGCCAGGTCAAGCTCGCACCGGACTCGACGCATCTCGAGAACCACGTGGCGGGGCTGCCGTTTCCGAAAGTGGATGGAAGCGACAAGCAGGCCGGTGCCAAGCACATGTTCAACTTCAATGCGGCAATCGCGGTCGATGACCTCGATCTTCGCAACTTCGACTGCGACACCGGCGGGCTCGGCAAGAACGGCGAGCCGGTTCGCGTCGAGCGCCACTTCCTCATCGATCACATCCGGCGGCTCTACTTCCAGGAGCGCACGATGGTCGATCCGAAACCGGTCATGCCGAGCCGCGACGGGTCGCGCTACAAGGAAGCGCTCTATCCGCTGATCGAGCCGTTCGACCTGAAGGGCACCGGCTTCACGCTCAATCGCTACGCCGACTACACGCGCCAGGACGACACGTGGCTGTACCTGCCGCAGCTTCGCCGCGTGCGCCGCCTGTCTTCGGCGCAGCGATCGGACGCGCTGTTCGGCCAGGATACCGACCAGGACAGCTATGCGGGATATGCAGGAAACCCCGGCTGGTTCGACTGGAGCTACCTCGGCGAGAAGACGATCCTCGGCTCGTTCCATGCCGACGCCATTCCCGTCACGTGGCAGAAGCCGTCGGGTGACTTCATGCACGCGAGCGCGTGGGAGCCGCGCAAGGTGTGGATCGTCGAAGGCAAGGCGAAGTTTCCGCAGTACGCGTACTCCAAGCGCGTCATCTATCTCGACCAGGACAGCTACCGCATTCCGTACACCGACATCTACGACCAGGCGGGCGAGCTGTGGAAGGTCTGGATCAACAACTTCATGTACGCGACCCATCCGTTCAAGGGCGCCAAGTACGGCTTCGACTACGAAGTCAGCTACAACCCGTCGATCACGATGGTCGACATCCAGCTCGAGCACGCCACGTACTGCGCGCTGCCGAGCGCGCGCTTTCCCGGCGAGCAGGGCTGGTACATCAATCTCGGCGATGCCGAAGGGACGCGCGAAGAGTACTTCGACCTGAGTCAGATCATCGCGGCCGGTCGCTGA
- a CDS encoding ATP-binding protein: MIRGPRTNDAAVRSDAGSSLFLRLVLPFLLTLSCLFGISVAGMTVLSAVRAYVGGEALWSKAQKEAVYHLIRYASSHDRDEFDKYRVALSVPEGDRKARVELDKPEPDYALARQGFLEGRNDPADVDGMIGLFRRLRHVALVDRSIAIWEEADVHIAELSRLADRLQAEVERTPPDRVRIDAALAAIDREAGILTPLEDAFSYSFGQAAREVGRWLLALLALATVLLTTCVVWFCRVVLRERERHQQALRESEERYRTFFETSIDAVILGRPDGVVEAVNAAACRMFGFDASEPGGGAADAFRDSLFDSIRSAMAETVQSGRFGGQSSFSRRDGTTFDGEVAACLFTDSSGHQKTSVVVRDISARLRAEQEIRRLNATLEGRVAARTAELEAANRELLVFNRELESFCYSVSHDLRLPLRSMNGFSQLLLSDYGAVLDMRGQNYLQSVQRACRRMGRLIDDLLNLSRYTRQKLVPQVLDLRAIAEEVIDELRAEHPGGNVEVDISMNGHSTTCGDGTLVRVLLRHLLANAWKFSAGTERPRIEFAAEADGGEAVYFVRDNGCGFDMAYADKLFRIFNRLHAVDEFEGTGIGLSIVQRIVMRHGGRVWAQSVPQQGATFYFTLGASGEAEMAASA; the protein is encoded by the coding sequence GTGATCCGGGGGCCACGCACCAACGACGCCGCGGTCCGCAGCGACGCAGGGAGCTCGCTCTTCCTGCGCCTGGTTCTTCCATTCCTGCTGACGCTTTCCTGCCTGTTCGGCATCTCGGTCGCGGGCATGACCGTGCTGTCGGCGGTGCGCGCGTACGTCGGCGGAGAAGCGCTGTGGTCGAAGGCACAAAAGGAAGCCGTCTACCATTTGATCCGCTACGCGTCGTCACACGACCGCGACGAGTTCGACAAATATCGCGTCGCCCTCTCCGTACCGGAGGGTGACCGGAAGGCGCGCGTCGAGCTCGACAAGCCGGAGCCGGATTACGCGCTCGCACGCCAGGGTTTCCTCGAAGGCCGCAACGATCCGGCCGACGTTGACGGCATGATCGGTCTGTTCCGCCGCCTTCGTCACGTCGCGCTCGTCGACCGGTCGATCGCGATCTGGGAGGAAGCCGACGTTCATATCGCCGAGCTTTCAAGACTGGCCGATCGCCTGCAGGCCGAAGTCGAGAGGACTCCGCCGGATCGTGTCCGCATCGACGCCGCGCTTGCGGCGATCGATCGCGAGGCCGGCATCCTGACGCCGCTCGAAGATGCGTTCTCGTATTCTTTCGGACAGGCGGCGCGCGAGGTCGGCCGATGGCTGCTCGCGCTGCTCGCGCTCGCGACGGTGCTGCTCACGACCTGCGTAGTCTGGTTCTGCCGCGTCGTGCTTCGCGAACGCGAGCGGCACCAGCAGGCGCTGCGCGAGAGCGAGGAGCGCTACCGCACGTTCTTCGAAACCAGCATCGATGCGGTGATTCTCGGACGGCCGGACGGCGTCGTCGAAGCCGTCAATGCGGCGGCCTGCCGCATGTTCGGATTCGACGCGAGCGAGCCGGGCGGCGGCGCAGCGGATGCGTTTCGGGACTCGCTGTTCGACTCGATCCGGTCTGCGATGGCGGAAACCGTGCAGAGCGGCCGTTTCGGCGGGCAGTCGTCGTTTTCGCGCAGGGACGGCACGACGTTCGACGGAGAGGTCGCTGCCTGCCTGTTCACGGACTCGAGCGGGCATCAGAAGACGAGCGTCGTCGTACGCGACATCAGCGCCCGTCTTCGCGCCGAGCAGGAGATCCGCCGGCTCAATGCAACGCTCGAAGGGCGGGTCGCCGCGCGGACCGCAGAGCTCGAAGCCGCCAATCGCGAGCTCCTGGTGTTCAACCGCGAGCTCGAATCGTTCTGCTACTCGGTTTCCCACGATCTGCGGCTGCCGCTGCGTTCGATGAACGGGTTCAGCCAGCTGCTGCTGTCGGACTACGGCGCGGTGCTCGACATGCGTGGACAGAACTACCTGCAGAGCGTCCAGCGCGCATGCCGCAGAATGGGAAGGCTCATCGACGATCTTCTGAATCTCAGCCGCTACACGCGCCAGAAGCTGGTGCCGCAGGTCCTCGACCTCCGCGCCATTGCCGAGGAAGTCATCGACGAGCTGCGCGCCGAGCACCCCGGCGGCAACGTCGAGGTCGACATCTCGATGAACGGGCACAGCACGACATGCGGCGACGGCACGCTGGTGCGCGTGCTTCTTCGCCATCTGCTGGCCAATGCGTGGAAATTCTCTGCGGGAACCGAGCGCCCCCGAATCGAGTTCGCAGCGGAAGCGGACGGTGGCGAGGCGGTTTATTTCGTGCGCGACAACGGCTGCGGATTCGACATGGCCTACGCGGACAAGCTGTTCCGCATCTTCAATCGCCTCCATGCCGTCGACGAGTTCGAGGGGACCGGAATCGGGCTGTCGATCGTGCAGCGCATCGTGATGCGTCATGGAGGAAGGGTCTGGGCGCAGAGCGTTCCCCAACAGGGAGCGACATTCTACTTTACGCTGGGCGCGTCAGGTGAGGCCGAGATGGCGGCGAGCGCCTAG